The segment CCCACCCAGCCCTGGATCGCACACAGCATGGCCGGATTACTTGACTACGTCAGTCTCGAACATGACAAGGTCGGTGAGTCCGCGGTGTTTCGTCTGGAACGGCCCATCCCCGCGAATGTCCTGCGTGAGGCCACGCTCGGTTGGGACCGACGTGACGCCCTCCCCCGCCTTGATCGGATGATTGAGTTGCTCGGGACGCGCGTGTCAGCGCCATTGCGCCTGATGCGAGCGCTGGCTTTTCATGGTTTGGGCCATAACGCCAAGGCGCGTTCGCTTTTGGAAGAGGAACTCGCCCAGCCGACAGCACCATCGGATCAAAAGTGGGAAAAATGGCTAAGCGCAGCTGTCGTTGCGGTCATGCCAGAAGCCTTCGAGTTCAACGCCGTTCTGGGTCAGCTTTACTGGCGCCATGGCGCTCAAAGGCTTGGACATGCGTGAACCAACCAACCCATTGACCCGAGCCATATCGGGGAGTGGCGCACTGTGCTATGCGATCCTTCGCGCCCTTGAGTTTCACGCCTGTTGGCTCCCACGCGCTGTTTCTACTGAGCTCAAGATCACGCTGGGCCAACGCACCGGCACGCTGGGCTGGGCATTGTCGCTTGCTCACCTGCGCTTTTCCGAACTGACCGCGGACACGCGGTTGCTTGCGCCGATCGGACTTGAAGAAGCCTTCGTGCGGCGTGTGAATGTCGATGGCGACCTCGCTATCCAGGCAGCCTCGGATCAAATCATCGGGCTCCTCGGAACCTTCATCGCGCAATCTCGCGAGCGAAGGCTCATGGACTACCTGGAGAAGGTACTAAACGGCCCGAGCGACGCCCTTGAGATGACGCTAGCCGCTCATTTCCCGGAGCCTTCGTCCCCCTACTCACTCGCCCTGTCCGGACCGACCGTCACCTATGCTCACTCGTTACCTATCCCAGTGACCGTAGATTCCCCGCGACGTGCTCACGAACTTGAACCGAGGCGAGGCGACGAGCCACCGTGGGCGTCGCTGATCGGGACGCCGGAAGGAAGGGCCCAGATTCTTCACGACGTGTTCGCCGATATCGAACTGTCGGCGATGGAGGTATGCGCGGCAAGCATCGTGCGGTTCCGCGATCTCCCCATGGCATTCAAGGTGGATATGGCGCGCCAGTGCTGGGACGAAGCGCGTCATGCCCAAGCGTGCCTTTTGAGGTGCAAGGAGTTGGGGCTTCCCGCTGTCGGTTTCCGCTATTCGCTCAAAGTGTGGGATCGATGGATGGCAGGCCGTGACGCCATCGAGTGCCTCTGTATCGAGCAGTTGGTCCAGGAAGGCAACGCCCTCGATTCCGTCCAATCCCTTGCGCGATCGTTCCACGCTGCGGGGGATGTTCGCTCGGCGGCGCTCCTGGCCATGTTTGGCAGGGACGAGGAGCTTCACACGGCCATCGGGAACAAATGGGTCACCATGGCGGCGGAATCCTCCGATCGGGCCTATGAAACGCGAGTGCGCGACGCGGCTGAGCGGATTGGATTGACGGTGCCCGGCCATGCCCCCGTTGCTCTGGAAGCGCGTAGACGCGGCGGGTTCCCTGAACCGTTTCTGCGAAAAATCACCAGCGCGGAAAGATCGTCCGAAACACCGTACCTGCCTCAAGCGAGGAGCTGACCGAGATCTGTCCCCGGTGCGCACGGACGATGTCATTCACAATGAACAGGCCCAGCCCCACGCTGCGTTGGTCGTTGGCCACCGCCGTACCGCGCATCATGGGTTCGAAGAGGACCGGCAGCAACTCCTCTGGAATCGGTGTGCCCCAGTTGTGGACTTCCAGCTCGAAGGTGTCCCGATCCACCCGCGAAGTGATGGTCACGGGGCGTTCCTTGTCACCGTAGGTCATGGCGTTACCCACCAGGTTGCCGAGGAGCTGGCTCAGTCGCCCTGGGTCGGCGAAGCACTCGCCCATGCCCTCCTCCCGCTGGATGAGGGTGCGCCCCTGAAAAGACAGTCTGAGCTCATTAACCGCAACGCCGACGAGGCCATGGAGATCGACCGACTGCGGCGTCACGCTCAGGCCCGATCCGATCTTGGCCTGCGTGAAGTCCAGCAGGTCGTCGATCAATCGCCGTGCCCGGTCCACCGAGGCATCGATGTGCTCAGCCATGCGATCGCGCTTACCTGGCGCCAGGGCCGGGTTGGTGAGCATCTGCGTGCCCATCTTGATGGCGGTGAGGGGATTCCGCAGGTCGTGGCTGACGATGCCCACCATCTGCTCGGCGAACCTCGCGCGCTCTTCGGCCGCGGCACGCTGGCGGCTGAGTTCACTGATGTCCTGGAGGACTCCCACCAGGCGCAGGAACTGACCGTTCTGGTCAAAGACGGCATCGCCGGTAGCCCGGATGGTCCGTTGGACACCGTCCGCCCCGTTGAGCCGGAACACGCACCGATAGGCACCCCGGGTCGCGTCCATCGCTTCGGAGAGCGCTGTGGCTTCCCGCTCCCGGTCAGCGAACTCTATGTGGCTGAGGAAGCGTTGGGCAGAGACGGGCTGGGGATTCGGGTAGCCCAACAGCTCCGAGACGGAATCGTCGTAGCAGCGAAGTGAGGTGTCTGGGTTCACATGCCACACATGGAGATGGGCTGACTCCATCGCCAGGCGCAGCCGGGCGTCGGATAACGCCAGCGCATGCTGGGCTTCCAGGTGGGTGGCGAGCAGCTGCTGTGCCTGGGCGCGCTCGTGCATGAGCTCGCGCTCATATCGGTGCCGGTCTTCGGCGATGAAGAAGGCCAACTCGTGGAAGACCTGTGCACCGTGGGAACGGCTTACTGCGTTCAGAACGACCGGAAAGGTCCGGCCGTCGGCGCGCTTCAGCTCCAGCTTGACCTCTGAAATGCTTCCCTGCATCTGCAGCAGGGGCACCCAGTGGGTTTGATGAAAAATGCGGCCGCCCACCGTGAGCAGGTCCTGGATCCGTCGCCCGCCCACCAGGCCGGCCAGCTCAACTCCCATCCACTCGCAGAAGGTCTCGTTGGCATGCCGAATGGTGCCGTCCGGGTCCGTGAGCACCAGCCCGCAGGGCGCCGCTGCGTAGAGGTCGCCAACCGGCGGCAAGACGGGCGGCTCAGGAGGCATCGGGCAGGTCGAGTGTCTTGAGGAAGGCGTCCATGGCGTCGATGCAGGCACGCGGGGCGCTCAGGTGCGGGCAATGGCCCACGTTGTCGATGACCCGGAGCGTGCTGTTGGACAGGGCCCGATGAAGATAGTCGCCGACCTCGACCGGGGCGATGATGTCATCGGAGCTCTGGAGAATGAGGCACGGGCTGGCTAGCCGGTGGAGGTCCCGCCGGTTGTCGGACAGGAAGGTCACCCGGGCAAACTGCCTGGCCACTTCCGGATCCGTCCGGCAGAAGCTGTTGGTGAGCTCCACGGCCAGTTCCGGCTGGTCGGGCGCTCCCATGATGGAAGGCGCCATGGTGCTCGACCATCCCAGGTAGTTGCCGCTCATGGTGTCCAGGAGGGAATCGATGTCGTCCCGACTGAAGCCGCCCGTGTAGTCGCCATCGTTGATGTAACACGGCGATGGGCCAATCATGATGTGGGCCGCGAAGAGTCCCGGGGACCTCGCATCCGCCACGGTGCCGATCATGGCGCTTACGGAATGGCCAACGAAGACGACGGGCCCTTGCCCGAAGCCTTGAACCACTTCGACCAGGTCGTCGGCATACCCGTCGAGGCTGTCGTATTTATGGCGGTCGTAGGACGAAAGGTCGGAGCCGCCGCTGCCCACCAGGTCGAACAGGACCACCCGGAACCGATCGGCAAATGCCGGCGCCACGAGACGCCACATGTTCTGGTCACAGCCGAAGCCGTGAGCGAAGACAAGCGTGGCTGGGCCGTCGCCCAGGATGCGGACATTATTTCGTTGTTGAACGCCCATCGAAGCTCCGGGGGAAGGATCCGAGGTGGTCTAGGCCGGGTCGGATAGTCTGGATCATAGCCGAGAGCTTGTGAGGTTCCTGATTGGGGCTCTATTCCGGCATCCCCGCCTCCCCATCCGCATGCTGGCCACGCAGGCGCAGGTGGCCGCCGAGCCCTGGTCCGACCAGGTTCCAAGGAGGAGCTTCCTCGTCGCCTGCTTCAACCCATCGAGAACTGTGAGCGGTTGCGCGCATACTGCGTAAGGATCGTCGAAACGAAACGATGGTGAAACTGCGTCGTGGTGCCCCGCCAAGCTCGACGGCCATGCACGCTTACGAAGCGCCACCACCTTAGTCGGAACACACAGCCGTCAACCAAGCAACGATGTCGCTATTGCGCGTCTGCCCGCCATACTTGTTAAGGGAGAGCTTGCCGTAGTAGTTCCCTGCGTTGTCGACTATGACCGGCGCATCATTTGCATATTCGTTGCACGCCCCAGTGTCACTATACTTCGAGCCGTAGTCTGAGTACCGGTTGAGGATACTGGTCTCGCTGTACTTGCTGCCATACGGTCCGTAGCTGTTTTGAATGGAGTTCCCGGCGTACTTGTCGCAGTTAAGGCAGCCAAGGAACACGTCGTGTCCTTTGCCGCCAAAGACGAGCAACGCCTGATCAGCGCTAGCAGCCGAGCTCCAGACAAGCGAAAGGCTCAGGGTGGCTCCCAACAGCTTTCGTAGCATACCAACCCCCTCAAGATTGAATATTCGACGACACAGTCACGTGTCACGTATCACCCGCGAATGCCCTAAACCTACTCTCCTCCAATCTTGCCGCACTTCTTCCTTGCGATTACTCAGACAATTTCAGAGCCCAGAGGCACTGTCCGTCAGCATTCCACTAAAACCTTCCGGCACCTCGTACTTCCACTGACTCCCCTTACGCACTCGAGACCGTCCATTTTGGACGGTGTTGGCAGCGTCGCTGCCCTGCACGAAGGCAGCTTGCAACGGATGCGCAGCGCCCGAGCGCTTCCCACATAAGGCCAAACGCCACCGTTCCTCAGCGTTTAGGCTTCCAACTTAGTTCGCCCGTCAGCGGCGCGAGCAAGTCGTCGTCGTCGTCCCGCGCCGCGTGCAC is part of the Luteibacter pinisoli genome and harbors:
- a CDS encoding DUF455 family protein, translating into MREPTNPLTRAISGSGALCYAILRALEFHACWLPRAVSTELKITLGQRTGTLGWALSLAHLRFSELTADTRLLAPIGLEEAFVRRVNVDGDLAIQAASDQIIGLLGTFIAQSRERRLMDYLEKVLNGPSDALEMTLAAHFPEPSSPYSLALSGPTVTYAHSLPIPVTVDSPRRAHELEPRRGDEPPWASLIGTPEGRAQILHDVFADIELSAMEVCAASIVRFRDLPMAFKVDMARQCWDEARHAQACLLRCKELGLPAVGFRYSLKVWDRWMAGRDAIECLCIEQLVQEGNALDSVQSLARSFHAAGDVRSAALLAMFGRDEELHTAIGNKWVTMAAESSDRAYETRVRDAAERIGLTVPGHAPVALEARRRGGFPEPFLRKITSAERSSETPYLPQARS
- a CDS encoding sensor histidine kinase, whose translation is MPPEPPVLPPVGDLYAAAPCGLVLTDPDGTIRHANETFCEWMGVELAGLVGGRRIQDLLTVGGRIFHQTHWVPLLQMQGSISEVKLELKRADGRTFPVVLNAVSRSHGAQVFHELAFFIAEDRHRYERELMHERAQAQQLLATHLEAQHALALSDARLRLAMESAHLHVWHVNPDTSLRCYDDSVSELLGYPNPQPVSAQRFLSHIEFADREREATALSEAMDATRGAYRCVFRLNGADGVQRTIRATGDAVFDQNGQFLRLVGVLQDISELSRQRAAAEERARFAEQMVGIVSHDLRNPLTAIKMGTQMLTNPALAPGKRDRMAEHIDASVDRARRLIDDLLDFTQAKIGSGLSVTPQSVDLHGLVGVAVNELRLSFQGRTLIQREEGMGECFADPGRLSQLLGNLVGNAMTYGDKERPVTITSRVDRDTFELEVHNWGTPIPEELLPVLFEPMMRGTAVANDQRSVGLGLFIVNDIVRAHRGQISVSSSLEAGTVFRTIFPRW
- a CDS encoding alpha/beta fold hydrolase, with amino-acid sequence MGVQQRNNVRILGDGPATLVFAHGFGCDQNMWRLVAPAFADRFRVVLFDLVGSGGSDLSSYDRHKYDSLDGYADDLVEVVQGFGQGPVVFVGHSVSAMIGTVADARSPGLFAAHIMIGPSPCYINDGDYTGGFSRDDIDSLLDTMSGNYLGWSSTMAPSIMGAPDQPELAVELTNSFCRTDPEVARQFARVTFLSDNRRDLHRLASPCLILQSSDDIIAPVEVGDYLHRALSNSTLRVIDNVGHCPHLSAPRACIDAMDAFLKTLDLPDAS